A DNA window from Accipiter gentilis chromosome 30, bAccGen1.1, whole genome shotgun sequence contains the following coding sequences:
- the TATDN3 gene encoding putative deoxyribonuclease TATDN3 isoform X3 has protein sequence MAAAGPVDCHCHLAAPCFQTAPVSALVVVSEQAGEFRSVVALSERFPGFVLPCLGVHPVQEVSPEEQRSVTLKDLDAALPLIELYKDKLVGIGEVGLDFTPRFASTDEQKEGQRQVLIKQIELARRLDLPLNVHSRSAGRPTINLLKEQGATKVLLHAFDGKPSVAMEGVKAGYFFSIPPSIIRSEQKQKLVKLLPLESMCLETDSPALGPEKQVRNEPKNIYVAAEYIAKIKGIPVEEVIEVTTQNALKVFPKLRNFLRI, from the exons atggcggcggcggggccggtggaCTGTCACTGCCACCTCGCCGCGCCCTGCTTCCAGACG GCCCCGGTGTCGGCGCTGGTGGTGGTGTCGGAGCAGGCGGGGGAGTTCCGGAGCGTCGTGGCGCTGTCGGAGAG ATTCCCAGGGTTTGTTTTGCCGTGCCTGGGAGTTCACCCGGTTCAAGAGGTTTCGCCAGAGGAGCAGCGCAGTGTTACTTTGAAG GATCTGGATGCTGCATTGCCACTTATAGAACTCTACAAAGATAAATTGGTGGGGATTGGCGAA GTTGGACTAGATTTCACTCCCAGATTTGCCAGCACGGATGAACAGAAGGAAGGACAAAGACAAGTTTTGATCAAGCAGATTGAGTTAGCGAGAAGACTGGATTTGCCTTT AAATGTTCATTCCCGCTCAGCTGGAAGACCAACCATTAATCTCTTAAAGGAACAAG gTGCTACAAAAGTGTTGCTCCATGCGTTTGATGGGAAGCCATCTGTAGCGATGGAAGGGGTGAAAGCTGGATATTTCTTCTCCATTCCTCCTTCCATTATAAGGAGTGAACAG AAGCAGAAGCTTGTGAAGCTGTTACCTCTGGAAAGTATGTGCTTGGAAACTGACTCTCCAGCTCTGGGGCCTGAAAAACAG gtgaGAAATGAaccaaaaaatatttatgttgcaGCAGAATATATTGCCAAAATTAAAGGAATTCCAGTTGAAGAAGTTATAGAAGTGACTACACAGAATGCACTGAAAGTATTCCCCAAGCTTCGGAACTTCCTTCGGATATAG
- the TATDN3 gene encoding putative deoxyribonuclease TATDN3 isoform X2 encodes MAAAGPVDCHCHLAAPCFQTDVAAVVRAAEQAPVSALVVVSEQAGEFRSVVALSERFPGFVLPCLGVHPVQEVSPEEQRSVTLKDLDAALPLIELYKDKLVGIGEVGLDFTPRFASTDEQKEGQRQVLIKQIELARRLDLPLNVHSRSAGRPTINLLKEQGATKVLLHAFDGKPSVAMEGVKAGYFFSIPPSIIRSEQQKLVKLLPLESMCLETDSPALGPEKQVRNEPKNIYVAAEYIAKIKGIPVEEVIEVTTQNALKVFPKLRNFLRI; translated from the exons atggcggcggcggggccggtggaCTGTCACTGCCACCTCGCCGCGCCCTGCTTCCAGACG GACGTGGCGGCCGTGGTGCGGGCGGCGGAACAG GCCCCGGTGTCGGCGCTGGTGGTGGTGTCGGAGCAGGCGGGGGAGTTCCGGAGCGTCGTGGCGCTGTCGGAGAG ATTCCCAGGGTTTGTTTTGCCGTGCCTGGGAGTTCACCCGGTTCAAGAGGTTTCGCCAGAGGAGCAGCGCAGTGTTACTTTGAAG GATCTGGATGCTGCATTGCCACTTATAGAACTCTACAAAGATAAATTGGTGGGGATTGGCGAA GTTGGACTAGATTTCACTCCCAGATTTGCCAGCACGGATGAACAGAAGGAAGGACAAAGACAAGTTTTGATCAAGCAGATTGAGTTAGCGAGAAGACTGGATTTGCCTTT AAATGTTCATTCCCGCTCAGCTGGAAGACCAACCATTAATCTCTTAAAGGAACAAG gTGCTACAAAAGTGTTGCTCCATGCGTTTGATGGGAAGCCATCTGTAGCGATGGAAGGGGTGAAAGCTGGATATTTCTTCTCCATTCCTCCTTCCATTATAAGGAGTGAACAG CAGAAGCTTGTGAAGCTGTTACCTCTGGAAAGTATGTGCTTGGAAACTGACTCTCCAGCTCTGGGGCCTGAAAAACAG gtgaGAAATGAaccaaaaaatatttatgttgcaGCAGAATATATTGCCAAAATTAAAGGAATTCCAGTTGAAGAAGTTATAGAAGTGACTACACAGAATGCACTGAAAGTATTCCCCAAGCTTCGGAACTTCCTTCGGATATAG
- the TATDN3 gene encoding putative deoxyribonuclease TATDN3 isoform X1, with product MAAAGPVDCHCHLAAPCFQTDVAAVVRAAEQAPVSALVVVSEQAGEFRSVVALSERFPGFVLPCLGVHPVQEVSPEEQRSVTLKDLDAALPLIELYKDKLVGIGEVGLDFTPRFASTDEQKEGQRQVLIKQIELARRLDLPLNVHSRSAGRPTINLLKEQGATKVLLHAFDGKPSVAMEGVKAGYFFSIPPSIIRSEQKQKLVKLLPLESMCLETDSPALGPEKQVRNEPKNIYVAAEYIAKIKGIPVEEVIEVTTQNALKVFPKLRNFLRI from the exons atggcggcggcggggccggtggaCTGTCACTGCCACCTCGCCGCGCCCTGCTTCCAGACG GACGTGGCGGCCGTGGTGCGGGCGGCGGAACAG GCCCCGGTGTCGGCGCTGGTGGTGGTGTCGGAGCAGGCGGGGGAGTTCCGGAGCGTCGTGGCGCTGTCGGAGAG ATTCCCAGGGTTTGTTTTGCCGTGCCTGGGAGTTCACCCGGTTCAAGAGGTTTCGCCAGAGGAGCAGCGCAGTGTTACTTTGAAG GATCTGGATGCTGCATTGCCACTTATAGAACTCTACAAAGATAAATTGGTGGGGATTGGCGAA GTTGGACTAGATTTCACTCCCAGATTTGCCAGCACGGATGAACAGAAGGAAGGACAAAGACAAGTTTTGATCAAGCAGATTGAGTTAGCGAGAAGACTGGATTTGCCTTT AAATGTTCATTCCCGCTCAGCTGGAAGACCAACCATTAATCTCTTAAAGGAACAAG gTGCTACAAAAGTGTTGCTCCATGCGTTTGATGGGAAGCCATCTGTAGCGATGGAAGGGGTGAAAGCTGGATATTTCTTCTCCATTCCTCCTTCCATTATAAGGAGTGAACAG AAGCAGAAGCTTGTGAAGCTGTTACCTCTGGAAAGTATGTGCTTGGAAACTGACTCTCCAGCTCTGGGGCCTGAAAAACAG gtgaGAAATGAaccaaaaaatatttatgttgcaGCAGAATATATTGCCAAAATTAAAGGAATTCCAGTTGAAGAAGTTATAGAAGTGACTACACAGAATGCACTGAAAGTATTCCCCAAGCTTCGGAACTTCCTTCGGATATAG